The following coding sequences are from one Mus pahari chromosome X, PAHARI_EIJ_v1.1, whole genome shotgun sequence window:
- the LOC110314271 gene encoding melanoma antigen preferentially expressed in tumors-like yields the protein MMMDERDPSSLLDLAIQSLLSNEPVAIQSLGEIPRELFVPLFSAAFMGGYRKTLTSMVKIWPFTCLHIGTLSVQEPQRELLKAMVESLQFLPAQDCSSRSSKLRILDVRQGVDCRTTCPDFGVKSPTCFYGCTHSVRSIVKLESQCSVDLKPESQPAIQPMELLVDLSLDGTLREKDFFALLLNKVQQSSGSLHLCCRDLQIDRFSYAKNALKFLDLACIQNLAVDQASLSEVTTLLAHMIYLDSLSLSKITYRSLHGKAFRVFLNSLGRMNCLKELNLSSFSLTDHLDNLLRALPPNLDFLYLPFCEISYRDLKFLSQSAQATHLKLLNLSNNPMYWDDCGPFQILLQKLSDTLQHLAINHCHLTDAVLSAILPALSKCSHLRVISFVSNPISMPMLLRILHYLTPLMELKYVIYPIPIHCYEQWHFHGRLDRQKLTDVQAQLKAMLQAAKRSDMNWITYSQ from the exons ATGATGATGGATGAAAGGGACCCATCCTCGCTTTTGGATCTGGCTATACAGAGTCTACTGAGCAATGAGCCTGTAGCAATTCAATCCCTGGGGGAGATACCAAGGGAGCTTTTTGTTCCATTGTTCTCTGCTGCCTTCATGGGAGGATATAGGAAGACACTGACATCAATGGTGAAGATTTGGCCTTTTACCTGTCTCCACATTGGAACATTAAGTGTACAGGAACCCCAGCGTGAACTCCTGAAAGCCATGGTTGAGAGTCTTCAGTTCCTTCCTGCCCAGGACTGTTCTTCTAG GAGCTCTAAATTGAGGATCCTAGATGTAAGGCAGGGTGTTGACTGCAGGACAACATGCCCTGATTTTGGTGTCAAATCTCCAACTTGTTTTTATGGCTGTACTCACTCTGTACGCTCTATTGTGAAGTTAGAAAGCCAGTGCAGTGTAGATCTAAAGCCTGAGAGTCAGCCTGCAATCCAGCCTATGGAACTACTAGTAGACCTTTCCCTTGATGGTACCTTgagagaaaaagatttttttgctttgcttctgaATAAAGTACAGCAGAGCTCAGGTTCTTTGCACCTTTGCTGCCGAGATCTACAAATTGATCGATTTTCATATGCCAAAAACGCTCTGAAGTTCCTTGATCTAGCTTGCATTCAGAACCTGGCAGTTGATCAAGCTTCACTGAGTGAAGTCACCACTCTCCTGGCTCACATGATCTATCTGGACAGCCTGAGTCTCTCTAAAATCACTTATAGATCTTTGCATGGGAAAGCCTTCCGAGTGTTCCTCAACTCTCTTGGGCGGATGAACTGCCTGAAAGAGCTCAACCTGTCTTCCTTTAGCCTCACAGATCACCTGGATAACCTCCTCAG AGCCTTACCACCTAATTTGGATTTCTTGTATCTGCCGTTCTGTGAAATTTCTTACAGAGATCTCAAATTTCTATCCCAGAGTGCCCAGGCCACCCATTTAAAGCTGTTGAATCTTAGTAACAACCCAATGTATTGGGATGATTGTGGGCCTTTTCAGATTCTTTTGCAGAAGCTCTCAGATACCTTGCAGCATTTGGCCATAAACCATTGCCATTTAACAGATGCCGTACTCTCTGCTATTCTGCCAGCACTATCTAAGTGTTCCCATCTCCGTGTGATTAGCTTTGTCTCTAACCCCATTTCAATGCCTATGCTCCTGAGAATTCTTCATTACTTAACACCTTTGATGGAGCTGAAATACGTGATTTACCCTATCCCTATACATTGCTATGAACAATGGCATTTTCATGGCCGCTTAGACCGGCAGAAGCTCACTGATGTCCAAGCACAACTGAAGGCAATGCTACAAGCAGCAAAGAGGAGTGACATGAACTGGATCACTTATTCTCAGTAA